A genomic window from Pseudomonas alcaligenes includes:
- a CDS encoding lipase family protein, with amino-acid sequence MSSLPLYFPQGFSLDRALTCANLLVQAYAQYGQWQAQGRPHRPQDFHWSPPQLRGWRFSAPIWSILSELRFLNESEPFGFAAANDQGETYLVLRGTESAQDWLDDLDLAQAPWPWGIGQGQVHAGFLKLYGSLRDLALAALDSLQPSGPLWVCGHSLGSALSSLALLDLRERWPDQALQHYNFASPRLAAPDFAAAYNALGVPTFRLVNDSDLVPQMPPAVSADLLYQHLGLAVTFTASYAGVAANHSMSDCYLYALSNPQAPMRG; translated from the coding sequence ATGTCCAGCCTGCCCCTGTACTTCCCCCAGGGTTTCTCCCTCGACCGCGCCCTGACCTGCGCCAATCTGCTAGTACAGGCCTATGCCCAGTACGGCCAGTGGCAGGCCCAGGGGCGGCCGCACCGGCCCCAGGATTTTCACTGGAGCCCGCCGCAGCTGCGTGGCTGGCGCTTCTCCGCGCCGATCTGGAGCATTCTCAGCGAGCTGCGCTTTCTCAACGAGTCGGAGCCCTTCGGCTTCGCCGCCGCCAACGACCAGGGCGAGACCTACCTGGTGCTGCGCGGCACCGAGTCGGCCCAGGACTGGCTGGACGACCTCGATCTGGCGCAGGCGCCCTGGCCCTGGGGCATTGGCCAGGGCCAGGTGCATGCCGGTTTCCTCAAGCTCTATGGTTCGTTGCGCGATCTGGCCCTGGCGGCGCTGGACAGCCTGCAGCCGAGCGGACCGCTGTGGGTCTGCGGGCACAGCCTGGGCAGCGCGCTGTCCAGCCTGGCGCTGCTCGACCTGCGCGAGCGCTGGCCGGACCAGGCCCTGCAGCACTACAACTTCGCCAGCCCGCGCCTGGCCGCGCCGGACTTCGCCGCGGCCTACAACGCCCTGGGGGTGCCGACCTTCCGCCTGGTCAACGACAGCGACCTGGTGCCCCAGATGCCGCCGGCGGTGAGCGCCGACCTGCTGTATCAGCACCTGGGCCTGGCCGTGACCTTCACCGCCAGCTACGCCGGGGTCGCCGCCAACCACAGCATGAGCGACTGCTACCTGTATGCGCTGAGCAACCCGCAGGCGCCGATGCGTGGCTGA
- a CDS encoding class I adenylate cyclase, whose protein sequence is MTRTQEIRPDINDGIDRKVLAQLRARFLKVNAGRLGRATQALSTRQQLVLKLLPLLFHVNHPLLPGYVSASTPAGLSGFEPDDELLAEAQRLTRSFAYKARRGSAGGKAPTPIHGLFLMGSLGTVAQAEQSDMDLWVCHDPELPERALAELRRKCDHLEAWAATQGAEVHCFLIDPARFTSGDREAQLTSDDCGTTQHYLLLDEFYRTAIWLGGRTPLWWLVPVYEEANYRGYTHALLSKRFVRAEEVLDLGHLARIPPGEFIGAGMWQLFKGIDSPYKSVLKLLLTEVYASEHPRVECLSLRFKQAVYANRLELDELDPYIVVYRRLEEYLTERGELERLELIRRCLYLKVGKKLSVPPRQRAKSWQRLLFERLTAEWRWSPRELALLDSRSQWKVRQVSAERRALVNELTYSYRFLSQFARSEQTAIPLNSRDLGVLGRRLYAAFERKAGKIEFINPGIAPDLAEDTLTLVQSPSPEAADEVQWALYHGSLNGQEWPDFAPLKRARQLIELLAWCHRNGVIDPSTRLSLHPGSSDLTEFELSSLLASLQQTVPLPLPAVDEDALLHAAEPAEVLLLVNVGVDPLKAHSQLNVHLTTGRTDSLGYSGVRENLVLTLDQVSLNSWNELMVARYDGPHALLDCLRDYLNALPASGRRPRLQVRCFCRNRAQAIAQRVEELFRDTLASLTGAAGSRFLLQVQQHYHVLELQPGQVSHATLADLPSLVEHLGEEQSAYSPLHLDRFALEGEDLALILPLGRPECIQVFYRIDGAQAELTVLDEYNALWRQRLPFRDEQSLLTPLQRFLQSVLYRRNALLPLDSPLPPAALELLYYEVLPAPPQRARHLERRAPPQAPVAHSFYDVQAIIEPAEGGRVHVTLYCNHREFSELEYGAELFAAVARHILAQRRGAERYPCYITDLDLSRILGEGQAQTIHYLRYKAELETALNRALQNA, encoded by the coding sequence ATGACGCGCACCCAGGAAATCCGTCCGGACATCAACGACGGCATCGACCGCAAGGTCCTGGCGCAGCTGCGCGCGCGCTTCCTCAAGGTCAACGCCGGACGCCTGGGGCGCGCCACCCAGGCACTGTCGACGCGCCAGCAACTGGTGCTCAAGCTGCTGCCGCTGCTGTTCCATGTGAACCATCCGCTGCTGCCCGGCTACGTCTCGGCCAGCACCCCAGCCGGGCTGTCCGGCTTCGAGCCGGACGACGAACTGCTCGCCGAGGCCCAGCGCCTGACCCGCTCCTTCGCCTACAAGGCGCGCCGCGGCAGCGCCGGCGGCAAGGCGCCGACACCCATCCACGGCCTGTTCCTGATGGGCAGCCTGGGCACCGTGGCACAGGCCGAGCAGAGCGACATGGACCTGTGGGTGTGCCACGACCCGGAACTGCCCGAGCGCGCGCTCGCCGAGCTGCGCCGCAAGTGCGACCACCTAGAGGCCTGGGCCGCCACCCAGGGCGCCGAGGTGCACTGCTTCCTGATCGACCCGGCGCGCTTCACCTCCGGCGACCGCGAGGCGCAGCTGACCTCCGACGACTGCGGTACCACCCAGCACTACCTGCTGCTCGACGAGTTCTACCGCACCGCCATCTGGCTCGGCGGACGCACCCCGCTGTGGTGGCTGGTGCCGGTGTACGAGGAAGCCAACTACCGCGGCTACACCCATGCCCTGCTGAGCAAGCGTTTCGTGCGCGCCGAGGAGGTGCTGGACCTCGGCCACCTGGCGCGCATCCCGCCCGGCGAGTTCATCGGCGCCGGCATGTGGCAGCTGTTCAAGGGCATCGACTCGCCCTACAAGTCGGTGCTCAAGCTGCTGCTCACCGAGGTCTATGCCAGCGAGCACCCGCGGGTGGAGTGCCTGAGCCTGCGCTTCAAGCAGGCGGTGTATGCCAACCGCCTGGAGCTGGACGAACTCGACCCCTACATCGTGGTGTACCGCCGCCTGGAGGAATACCTCACCGAGCGCGGCGAGCTGGAACGCCTGGAGCTGATCCGCCGTTGCCTCTACCTCAAGGTCGGCAAGAAGCTCAGCGTGCCGCCGCGGCAGCGCGCCAAGAGCTGGCAGCGCCTGCTGTTCGAGCGCCTCACCGCGGAGTGGCGGTGGAGCCCGCGCGAGCTGGCCCTGCTCGACAGCCGCAGCCAGTGGAAGGTGCGCCAGGTCAGCGCCGAGCGCCGCGCCCTGGTCAACGAGCTGACCTACAGCTACCGCTTCCTCTCGCAGTTCGCCCGCAGCGAGCAGACCGCCATACCGCTCAACAGCCGCGACCTCGGCGTGCTCGGCCGGCGCCTGTACGCCGCCTTCGAGCGCAAGGCCGGCAAGATCGAGTTCATCAACCCCGGCATCGCCCCGGACTTGGCCGAGGACACCCTGACCCTGGTGCAGAGCCCCAGCCCGGAGGCCGCTGACGAGGTGCAGTGGGCGCTCTACCACGGCAGCCTGAATGGCCAGGAGTGGCCCGATTTCGCCCCGCTCAAGCGCGCCCGCCAGCTGATCGAGCTACTCGCCTGGTGCCACCGCAACGGCGTGATCGACCCCAGCACGCGCCTGTCGCTGCATCCCGGCAGCAGCGACCTGACCGAGTTCGAGCTGTCCAGCCTGCTCGCCAGCCTGCAGCAGACGGTACCGCTGCCGCTGCCGGCGGTGGACGAGGACGCCCTGCTGCACGCCGCCGAGCCGGCCGAAGTGCTGCTGCTGGTCAACGTCGGCGTCGACCCGCTCAAGGCGCACAGCCAGCTCAACGTCCACCTGACCACCGGGCGCACCGACTCGCTGGGCTATTCCGGGGTGCGCGAGAACCTGGTGCTGACCCTCGACCAGGTCAGCCTGAACAGCTGGAACGAGCTGATGGTGGCCCGCTACGACGGCCCGCACGCCCTGCTCGACTGCCTGCGCGACTACCTCAACGCCCTGCCGGCCAGCGGGCGCCGGCCGCGCCTGCAGGTGCGCTGCTTCTGCCGCAACCGTGCGCAGGCCATCGCCCAGCGCGTCGAGGAGCTGTTCCGCGACACCCTGGCCAGCCTCACCGGCGCCGCCGGCAGCCGCTTCCTGCTGCAGGTGCAGCAGCACTACCACGTGCTGGAACTGCAGCCGGGCCAGGTCAGCCACGCCACCCTGGCCGATCTGCCCAGCCTGGTCGAGCACCTGGGCGAGGAGCAGTCGGCCTACAGCCCGCTGCACCTGGATCGCTTCGCCCTGGAAGGCGAGGACCTGGCACTGATCCTGCCGCTGGGCCGCCCCGAGTGCATCCAGGTGTTCTACCGTATCGACGGCGCCCAGGCCGAGCTGACCGTGCTCGACGAGTACAACGCGCTGTGGCGCCAGCGCCTGCCGTTCCGCGACGAACAGAGCCTGCTGACCCCGCTGCAGCGCTTCCTGCAGTCGGTGCTGTACCGCCGCAACGCCCTGCTGCCGCTGGACAGCCCGCTGCCGCCGGCGGCCCTGGAACTGCTCTACTACGAGGTGCTGCCGGCGCCGCCGCAGCGCGCCCGGCATCTGGAGCGGCGCGCGCCGCCGCAGGCACCGGTGGCCCACTCCTTCTACGACGTGCAGGCGATCATCGAGCCGGCGGAGGGCGGGCGGGTGCACGTCACCCTGTACTGCAACCACCGCGAGTTCTCCGAGCTGGAGTACGGCGCCGAGCTGTTCGCCGCCGTGGCCCGGCATATCCTGGCCCAGCGCCGCGGCGCGGAACGCTACCCCTGCTACATCACCGACCTCGATCTGTCGCGCATCCTCGGCGAGGGCCAGGCGCAGACCATCCACTACCTGCGCTACAAGGCCGAGCTGGAAACGGCGCTGAACCGGGCCCTGCAGAACGCCTGA
- a CDS encoding TIGR02647 family protein codes for MAYTPELIAELEILALYNLDNHQEGLKVHNNASSRAQAAITRLHEKGLVTQADGGYLTSLGLDAAEHAQALLTILRTAPVRA; via the coding sequence ATGGCCTATACCCCCGAGCTGATCGCCGAACTGGAAATCCTCGCCCTGTACAACCTGGACAACCACCAGGAGGGGCTCAAGGTGCACAACAACGCCTCGTCCCGTGCCCAGGCCGCCATCACCCGCCTGCACGAGAAGGGCCTGGTGACCCAGGCCGATGGCGGCTACCTGACCAGCCTGGGGCTGGACGCCGCCGAGCACGCCCAGGCGCTGCTGACCATCCTCCGCACCGCCCCGGTACGGGCCTGA
- a CDS encoding glutathione S-transferase family protein → MLRLHGFAVSNYYNMVHLALLEKGLAFDTVKAYASQEPQFLAISPRGKVPVLQTEHGYLSETGAILDYLEDLGQGRPLLPAEPFARAQVRALAREIELYIELPARSCYAEAFFRTPVEAAIKDKARAELQAGIAALKRHGRFAPYVAGEQFSLADLYFLYSIDLAEVVAQKVLGFDLLQDFPAARALLQKLQDNPHVQLIAAQKESGMAEFMAYIKSKA, encoded by the coding sequence ATGCTCAGACTTCACGGATTCGCCGTCAGCAACTACTACAACATGGTGCACCTGGCCCTGCTGGAAAAGGGCCTGGCCTTCGACACGGTCAAGGCATACGCCAGCCAGGAGCCGCAGTTCCTGGCCATCAGCCCGCGCGGCAAGGTGCCGGTGCTGCAGACCGAGCACGGCTACCTCAGCGAGACCGGGGCCATCCTCGACTACCTGGAGGACCTCGGCCAGGGGCGCCCGCTGCTGCCGGCCGAGCCGTTCGCCCGCGCCCAGGTGCGCGCCCTGGCCAGAGAGATTGAGCTGTACATCGAGTTGCCGGCGCGCAGCTGCTACGCCGAGGCGTTCTTCCGCACGCCGGTGGAGGCGGCGATCAAGGACAAGGCGCGGGCCGAACTGCAGGCCGGCATCGCCGCGCTCAAGCGCCACGGTCGCTTCGCCCCCTATGTGGCTGGCGAGCAGTTCAGCCTGGCCGACCTGTATTTCCTCTACAGCATCGACCTGGCCGAGGTGGTGGCGCAGAAGGTGCTGGGCTTCGACCTGCTGCAGGACTTCCCCGCCGCCCGCGCGCTGCTGCAGAAGCTGCAGGACAACCCCCATGTGCAGCTGATCGCCGCGCAGAAGGAGTCCGGCATGGCCGAGTTCATGGCCTATATCAAGAGCAAGGCGTGA
- a CDS encoding N-acetyltransferase family protein — protein MSLHIRTASADDAALILRFITDLAIYEKAEHEVQTDVAGIRDSLFGEGSTTHALICEQDGVAIGFAVYFFSYSTWLGKHGIYLEDLYVSPEYRKLGAGKALLQHLAQLAVARGCGRLEWAVLDWNTPAIEFYESFGARPKDDWISYRLTGQALLDFAAG, from the coding sequence ATGAGCCTGCATATCCGTACCGCCAGCGCCGACGACGCCGCGCTGATCCTGCGCTTCATCACCGACCTGGCCATTTACGAGAAGGCCGAGCACGAGGTGCAGACCGACGTCGCCGGCATTCGCGACAGCCTGTTCGGCGAGGGCTCGACCACCCACGCGCTGATCTGCGAGCAGGATGGCGTGGCGATCGGTTTTGCCGTGTACTTCTTCAGCTACTCGACTTGGCTGGGCAAGCACGGCATCTATCTGGAAGACCTCTACGTATCCCCCGAATACCGCAAGCTCGGCGCCGGCAAGGCGCTGCTGCAGCATCTGGCGCAACTGGCCGTGGCCAGGGGCTGCGGACGCCTGGAGTGGGCCGTGCTGGACTGGAACACGCCGGCCATCGAGTTCTACGAATCCTTCGGCGCCCGCCCCAAGGACGACTGGATTTCCTACCGCCTGACCGGCCAGGCCCTGCTCGACTTCGCCGCCGGCTAA
- the argH gene encoding argininosuccinate lyase, with protein MSSDKTNQSWGGRFSEPVDAFVARFTASVDFDKRLYRHDIMGSIAHATMLAKVGVLTAEERDAIEAGLKQIQAEIEAGQFDWRVDLEDVHMNIEARLTDRIGITGKKLHTGRSRNDQVATDIRLWLRDEIDIILAEITRLQQGLLGLAEAEADTIMPGFTHLQTAQPVTFGHHLLAWFEMLSRDYERLVDCRKRVNRMPLGSAALAGTTYPIAREITAELLGFDAVGGNSLDGVSDRDFAIEFCAAASLAMMHLSRFSEELVLWTSAQFQFIDLPDRFCTGSSIMPQKKNPDVPELVRGKSGRVFGALTGLLTLMKGQPLAYNKDNQEDKEPLFDAADTLRDSLRAFADMVPAIKPKREIMREAARRGFSTATDLADYLVRKGLPFRDCHEIVGHAVKYGVQSGKDLAEMSLDELRQFSDQIGDDVFAVLTLEGSVNARDHIGGTAPNQVRAAVARGRELLAKR; from the coding sequence ATGAGCAGCGATAAAACCAACCAGTCCTGGGGCGGCCGCTTCAGCGAGCCCGTCGACGCCTTCGTCGCCCGCTTCACCGCCTCCGTCGACTTCGACAAGCGCCTGTATCGCCACGACATCATGGGCTCCATCGCCCACGCCACCATGCTGGCCAAGGTCGGCGTGCTGACTGCGGAGGAGCGCGACGCCATCGAGGCGGGCCTCAAGCAGATCCAGGCCGAGATCGAGGCCGGCCAGTTCGACTGGCGCGTCGACCTGGAAGACGTGCACATGAATATCGAGGCACGCCTGACCGACCGCATCGGCATCACCGGCAAGAAGCTGCACACCGGCCGTTCGCGCAACGACCAGGTGGCCACCGACATCCGCCTGTGGCTGCGCGACGAGATCGACATCATCCTCGCCGAGATCACTCGCCTGCAGCAGGGCCTGCTGGGTCTGGCCGAGGCCGAGGCCGACACCATCATGCCCGGCTTCACCCACCTGCAGACCGCCCAGCCGGTGACCTTCGGCCACCACCTGCTGGCCTGGTTCGAGATGCTGTCGCGCGATTACGAGCGCCTGGTCGACTGCCGCAAGCGGGTCAACCGCATGCCGCTGGGCTCGGCCGCGCTGGCCGGCACCACCTACCCGATCGCCCGCGAGATCACCGCCGAACTGCTGGGTTTCGACGCCGTTGGCGGCAACTCGCTGGACGGCGTGTCGGATCGCGACTTCGCCATCGAATTCTGCGCCGCCGCATCCCTGGCGATGATGCACCTATCGCGCTTCTCCGAAGAGCTGGTGCTGTGGACCAGCGCGCAGTTCCAGTTCATCGACCTGCCGGACCGTTTCTGCACCGGCTCCTCGATCATGCCGCAGAAGAAGAACCCCGACGTGCCCGAGCTGGTGCGTGGCAAGAGCGGCCGCGTGTTCGGCGCCCTGACCGGCCTGCTGACCCTGATGAAGGGCCAGCCGCTGGCCTACAACAAGGACAACCAGGAGGACAAGGAGCCGCTGTTCGACGCCGCCGACACCCTGCGCGACTCGCTGCGTGCCTTCGCCGACATGGTCCCGGCGATCAAGCCCAAGCGCGAGATCATGCGCGAGGCGGCCCGCCGCGGCTTCTCCACCGCCACCGACCTGGCCGACTACCTGGTACGCAAGGGCCTGCCCTTCCGCGACTGCCATGAGATCGTCGGCCATGCGGTGAAGTACGGCGTGCAGAGCGGCAAGGACCTGGCCGAGATGAGCCTGGACGAACTGCGCCAGTTCAGCGACCAGATCGGCGACGACGTGTTCGCCGTGCTGACCCTGGAAGGCTCGGTCAACGCCCGTGACCATATCGGCGGCACCGCGCCGAATCAGGTACGTGCCGCCGTGGCCCGCGGCAGGGAACTGCTGGCGAAGCGCTGA
- a CDS encoding sensor histidine kinase: MKIHWFNKGRTLAPDDDFFLPELCEPEALLSMVLLAELLVLVLVLAEPMLPGFNWVRLALTSLFVQWIVLLSAALLCRLRPLLARLRAALAGSLCCALVVGLTLVCTAVADFYELGGMLPRDGEVNLYLRHALISLIMSGLLLRYFYLQSQWRRQQQAELKARIESLQARIRPHFLFNSLNSIASLVAVDPHKAEQAVLDLSDLFRASLARPGTLVSWGEELELAKRYLSIEHYRLGDRLQLDWQVENVPADLPIPQLTLQPLLENALIYGIQPRIEGGLVRIEADYRDGVFQLCVSNPFQEVAEQQPSRGTHQALVNIDARLAALFGPGASLSVDRRDGRHFTCLRYPCSRLMQEARAI, from the coding sequence ATGAAAATCCACTGGTTCAACAAGGGGCGCACCCTGGCCCCGGACGACGATTTCTTCCTCCCGGAACTGTGCGAGCCCGAGGCCCTGCTCAGCATGGTGCTGCTGGCCGAGCTGCTGGTGCTGGTGCTGGTGCTGGCCGAGCCGATGCTGCCGGGCTTCAACTGGGTGCGCCTGGCGCTGACCTCGCTGTTCGTGCAGTGGATAGTGCTGCTCTCCGCTGCCCTGCTGTGCCGCCTGCGCCCGCTGCTGGCGCGCCTGCGCGCGGCGCTGGCCGGCAGCCTGTGCTGCGCCCTGGTGGTGGGCCTGACCCTAGTCTGCACGGCGGTGGCCGACTTCTACGAGCTGGGCGGGATGCTGCCGCGCGACGGCGAGGTCAACCTGTACCTGCGCCATGCGCTGATCAGCCTGATCATGTCCGGCCTGCTGCTGCGCTACTTCTACCTGCAGAGCCAGTGGCGCCGCCAGCAGCAGGCCGAGCTGAAGGCACGCATCGAGTCGCTGCAGGCGCGCATCCGCCCGCACTTCCTGTTTAACAGCCTGAACAGCATCGCCAGCCTGGTGGCGGTCGACCCGCACAAGGCCGAGCAGGCGGTGCTCGACCTCTCCGACCTGTTCCGCGCCAGCCTGGCCCGGCCTGGCACCCTGGTGTCCTGGGGCGAGGAGCTGGAGCTGGCCAAGCGTTATCTGTCGATCGAGCACTATCGGCTCGGCGACCGGCTACAGTTGGATTGGCAGGTGGAGAATGTGCCGGCGGATCTGCCGATCCCCCAGCTGACCTTGCAACCGCTGCTGGAGAATGCCCTGATCTACGGCATCCAGCCGCGCATCGAGGGCGGCCTGGTACGGATCGAGGCGGACTACCGGGACGGGGTGTTCCAGCTCTGCGTGAGCAACCCCTTCCAGGAAGTCGCCGAGCAGCAACCGTCGCGCGGGACCCACCAGGCCCTGGTGAATATCGACGCGCGCCTGGCGGCACTTTTCGGCCCCGGTGCCAGTCTCAGCGTGGATCGCCGTGACGGGCGCCACTTCACCTGTCTACGCTATCCTTGTTCGAGACTCATGCAGGAAGCCCGAGCAATATGA
- a CDS encoding LytR/AlgR family response regulator transcription factor → MNVLIVDDEPLARERLTRMVGELEGYRVLEPSASNGEEALALIDSLRPDVVLLDIRMPGLDGLQVAARLCEREAPPAVIFCTAHDEFALEAFDVSAVGYLVKPVRPEALAAALKKAERPNRVQLAALTRPAAGGNGAGPRSHISARTRKGIELIPLEQVIFFIADHKYVTLRHEGGEVLLDEPLKALEDEFGERFVRIHRNALVARERIERLQRTPLGHFQLYLKGLGADALTVSRRHVAGVRKLMHNL, encoded by the coding sequence ATGAATGTGCTGATCGTCGATGACGAACCCCTTGCCCGCGAGCGCCTGACCCGCATGGTCGGCGAACTCGAGGGTTATCGTGTCCTCGAGCCCTCGGCCAGCAACGGCGAGGAGGCGCTGGCGCTGATCGACAGCCTGCGCCCGGACGTGGTCCTTCTGGATATCCGCATGCCCGGCCTCGACGGCCTGCAGGTGGCGGCCAGGCTGTGCGAGCGCGAGGCGCCGCCAGCTGTGATCTTCTGTACCGCCCACGACGAGTTCGCCCTGGAGGCCTTCGACGTCAGCGCCGTCGGCTACCTGGTCAAGCCGGTGCGCCCGGAGGCCCTGGCCGCCGCCCTGAAGAAGGCCGAGCGGCCTAACCGCGTGCAGCTGGCCGCGTTGACCCGTCCGGCTGCCGGCGGCAATGGCGCCGGCCCGCGCAGCCATATCAGCGCGCGCACCCGCAAGGGCATCGAGCTGATTCCGCTGGAGCAGGTGATTTTCTTCATCGCCGACCACAAGTACGTGACCCTGCGCCACGAGGGTGGCGAGGTGCTGCTGGACGAGCCGCTGAAGGCGCTGGAGGACGAGTTCGGCGAGCGCTTCGTGCGCATCCACCGCAACGCCCTGGTCGCCCGCGAGCGCATCGAGCGCCTGCAGCGCACGCCGCTGGGGCACTTCCAGCTCTACCTCAAGGGCCTGGGGGCGGATGCCCTGACCGTCAGCCGCCGTCACGTGGCCGGCGTGCGCAAGCTGATGCACAACCTCTGA
- the hemC gene encoding hydroxymethylbilane synthase yields MSREIRIATRKSALALWQAEYVKARLEQAHPGLKVSLVPMVSRGDKLLDAPLAKIGGKGLFVKELETALLENDADIAVHSMKDVPMDFPAGLGLFCICEREDPRDAFVSNTYDSLDALPPGSVVGTSSLRRQAQLLARRPDLKIHFLRGNVNTRLAKLDAGEYDSIILAAAGLIRLGFEARIRASISVDDSLPAGGQGAVGIECRSADAEIHALLAPLHHAETAARVTAERALNKRLNGGCQVPIACYALREGEQLWLRGLVGQPDGGLLLRAEGRGSDAEALGVQVAEQLLAQGAEAILKAVYGEAAPE; encoded by the coding sequence ATGTCCCGCGAAATCCGCATCGCCACCCGTAAGAGCGCCCTGGCCCTGTGGCAGGCCGAGTACGTCAAGGCCCGCCTGGAGCAGGCTCACCCCGGGCTCAAGGTCAGCCTGGTGCCCATGGTCAGTCGTGGCGACAAGCTGCTCGACGCGCCGCTGGCGAAGATCGGCGGCAAGGGCCTGTTCGTCAAGGAACTGGAAACCGCCCTGCTGGAGAACGACGCCGATATCGCCGTGCACTCCATGAAGGACGTGCCGATGGACTTCCCCGCGGGGCTCGGCTTGTTCTGCATCTGCGAGCGCGAAGACCCGCGCGACGCCTTCGTCTCCAATACCTATGACAGCCTCGACGCGCTGCCCCCCGGCAGCGTGGTCGGCACCTCCAGCCTGCGTCGCCAGGCCCAGCTGCTGGCGCGCCGCCCGGACCTGAAGATCCACTTCCTGCGCGGCAACGTGAACACCCGCCTGGCCAAGCTGGACGCCGGCGAGTACGACTCCATCATCCTCGCCGCTGCCGGCCTGATCCGCCTCGGCTTCGAGGCGCGCATCCGCGCCTCGATCAGCGTCGACGACAGCCTGCCGGCCGGCGGCCAGGGCGCCGTGGGCATCGAGTGCCGCAGCGCCGATGCCGAGATCCATGCCCTGCTGGCGCCGCTGCACCACGCCGAGACGGCCGCGCGGGTCACCGCCGAGCGCGCGCTGAACAAGCGCCTGAACGGCGGCTGCCAGGTGCCGATCGCCTGCTATGCCCTGCGCGAAGGCGAGCAGCTGTGGCTGCGCGGCCTGGTCGGCCAGCCCGACGGCGGCCTGCTGCTGCGCGCCGAGGGCCGCGGCAGCGACGCCGAGGCGCTCGGCGTGCAGGTGGCCGAGCAGCTGCTGGCGCAGGGCGCCGAGGCCATTCTCAAGGCGGTCTACGGCGAGGCCGCCCCCGAGTGA
- a CDS encoding uroporphyrinogen-III synthase, producing MTGWRLLLTRPAAECAALAATLAEAGVFSCSLPLLETEALAETPEQRATILGLQRYCAVIVVSKPAARLGLALLDRHWSQPPAGPRWFSVGAATAQLLDDYLRPHGLGACCPSQGDDSEALLALPELDQALRVANPRVLLMRGEGGRELIAETLRARGVAVDYLPLYRRLCPQYPSGTLPQLVAAQRLNALLVSSAQGLDNLRQQAAAAWTELARLPLLVPSPRVAELARAAGARQVIDCRGASAAAVLAALRAHPAPAH from the coding sequence GTGACGGGCTGGCGCCTGCTGCTGACCCGCCCGGCCGCCGAGTGCGCGGCCCTGGCCGCCACCCTGGCCGAGGCCGGGGTGTTCAGTTGCAGCCTGCCACTGCTGGAGACCGAGGCGCTGGCCGAGACGCCCGAGCAGCGCGCCACCATCCTCGGCCTGCAGCGCTACTGCGCGGTCATAGTGGTGAGCAAGCCGGCCGCGCGCCTGGGCCTGGCCCTGCTCGACCGTCACTGGTCGCAGCCGCCGGCGGGGCCGCGCTGGTTCAGCGTCGGTGCCGCCACCGCGCAGCTGCTCGATGATTACCTGCGGCCGCATGGCCTGGGCGCCTGCTGCCCGAGCCAGGGCGACGACAGCGAGGCCCTGCTGGCCCTGCCCGAGCTCGACCAGGCCCTGCGCGTGGCCAACCCGCGGGTGCTGCTGATGCGTGGCGAGGGCGGCCGCGAGCTGATCGCCGAGACCCTGCGTGCGCGCGGCGTGGCGGTGGACTATCTGCCACTCTACCGGCGTCTGTGTCCTCAATACCCCAGCGGCACCTTGCCGCAGCTGGTGGCGGCGCAGCGCCTCAACGCCCTGCTGGTGAGCAGTGCCCAGGGCCTGGACAACCTGCGCCAGCAGGCCGCCGCTGCCTGGACGGAGCTGGCTCGGCTACCCTTGCTGGTGCCTAGCCCGCGGGTGGCCGAACTGGCCCGCGCGGCCGGCGCCCGGCAGGTCATCGATTGTCGCGGCGCCAGTGCCGCGGCCGTTCTGGCGGCCCTGCGCGCCCATCCGGCGCCGGCCCACTGA